In Thermosipho affectus, a genomic segment contains:
- a CDS encoding HAD-IIA family hydrolase, translated as MKLMSKNALEKLKKVKLFVLDIDGTFSLSGNLLPGSISFAEKTKKLNKNFVFLTNNSNKSTESYLKEFSKNGLSITENQIFTAGIETAEYLFDKFGPKKVFIVGNNEIKNIFKKVGHTIVETSEPEVVIVTFDNTLNYEKLAKASSYVSKGKLFVLTNPDLNCPSSIGPIPDTGAIASVITKATGKKPDIVFGKPDPLILEMIMKKNNVVKEETCVIGDRLYTDILLGKRAGVLTILVLTGEAKESDITNIKPDIIAKDIGEISQHIR; from the coding sequence ATGAAATTAATGTCAAAAAATGCCTTAGAAAAACTAAAAAAGGTAAAGTTATTTGTTTTAGATATCGACGGTACATTTTCACTTAGTGGAAATTTATTACCAGGCTCAATATCTTTTGCAGAAAAAACAAAAAAACTAAATAAAAATTTTGTCTTTTTAACAAATAACTCAAACAAATCTACAGAGTCTTATCTAAAAGAATTTTCAAAAAATGGACTATCTATAACAGAAAATCAAATTTTCACAGCAGGTATTGAAACGGCAGAATATCTTTTTGATAAATTTGGTCCTAAAAAGGTTTTCATTGTCGGAAATAATGAAATAAAAAATATTTTTAAAAAAGTAGGACATACAATCGTGGAAACTTCAGAACCTGAAGTCGTAATTGTAACTTTTGATAACACACTTAATTATGAAAAACTTGCTAAAGCTTCTTCCTACGTCTCTAAAGGTAAACTCTTTGTATTAACAAACCCAGACTTAAACTGTCCATCAAGCATTGGCCCAATACCAGATACAGGGGCAATAGCAAGTGTAATAACCAAAGCAACAGGAAAAAAACCGGATATTGTTTTTGGAAAACCAGATCCTTTAATTTTAGAAATGATAATGAAAAAAAATAACGTAGTAAAGGAAGAAACTTGTGTTATCGGTGATAGATTATACACCGATATATTATTGGGAAAAAGAGCAGGTGTTCTAACTATTTTGGTTCTAACTGGAGAGGCTAAAGAAAGTGATATTACAAATATAAAACCTGATATAATTGCAAAGGATATCGGTGAAATTTCACAACACATCAGGTGA
- a CDS encoding SLC13 family permease, whose protein sequence is MNIKIFVSNLLDEWFFILTLSGLVVTSLWLKRFPMYNLADFKVLYVLFVFLVMVKGLEKSGFFHNVSLKLSQKRYLPQKLIFFAALLSMFVTNDVALFVVIPLTLSMKIERKELIVVLETITANVASSLTPFGNPQNIFIYYYYNLHPLEFVKTIAPFSGITLIVILLFSFVGKCRAKRSKALEIKKHSTKAYVYLISFLLFALSVLKILPIEIGGVPVLYAILYDRRSLMVDYLLLATFFAFFGFTDNLMHILKFELNGSLEVFFFSALGSQVVSNVPSALLFADFTKDWKALLWGVNVGGCGTLISSMANLITYRLYKMKYGRAKSFLLKFHFYGFVFFGIGVLVYIIHI, encoded by the coding sequence ATGAACATAAAGATATTTGTATCAAACTTGTTGGATGAGTGGTTTTTTATACTTACTCTTTCGGGATTGGTCGTGACAAGTCTCTGGCTGAAGCGTTTTCCCATGTACAATCTTGCCGATTTCAAGGTCCTTTACGTTCTTTTTGTATTTCTCGTGATGGTCAAAGGTCTTGAAAAGAGTGGCTTTTTTCACAATGTTTCTTTAAAACTTTCGCAGAAACGTTATTTGCCACAGAAATTGATATTTTTTGCAGCGCTGCTTTCTATGTTTGTAACGAATGATGTTGCACTTTTTGTAGTGATACCTCTAACCTTATCAATGAAAATTGAAAGGAAGGAACTTATTGTAGTTTTAGAAACTATTACAGCCAACGTCGCATCTTCACTTACACCTTTTGGAAACCCTCAGAACATATTCATTTATTACTATTACAATCTTCATCCTCTGGAGTTTGTTAAAACTATCGCACCGTTCAGCGGTATAACACTTATTGTGATACTGCTGTTCAGCTTTGTGGGAAAATGTAGAGCAAAGAGAAGTAAAGCATTGGAGATAAAAAAACATAGTACCAAGGCGTATGTTTATTTGATTTCTTTTCTGTTATTTGCCCTTTCTGTATTAAAAATTTTGCCTATAGAAATTGGAGGAGTGCCTGTTCTCTATGCTATTTTGTATGATAGAAGAAGTTTAATGGTTGATTATCTCTTGTTAGCTACGTTCTTCGCATTTTTTGGTTTTACGGACAATCTAATGCATATTTTAAAATTCGAACTTAACGGATCACTTGAAGTATTTTTTTTCTCAGCGTTGGGAAGTCAAGTAGTGAGTAATGTTCCTAGTGCATTACTTTTTGCAGATTTTACCAAAGATTGGAAAGCGTTGTTATGGGGTGTAAATGTTGGGGGATGTGGAACTTTGATCAGTTCTATGGCAAACCTGATAACGTACAGGCTTTACAAAATGAAATATGGAAGAGCAAAATCATTCCTGTTAAAATTCCACTTTTACGGTTTTGTGTTTTTTGGAATAGGAGTGCTGGTTTATATAATTCATATTTAA
- the ribH gene encoding 6,7-dimethyl-8-ribityllumazine synthase produces MIEGNFERCEGLKIGVVVSRFNSQITKMLLEGALDCLKRHGVNNIDIIKVPGSMEIGFVLKKMINKNYDAIIALGAIIRGETYHFDVVANEISKAVMQLNLEGKVPISFGIITADTLEQAINRSGAKLGNKGFEAAMVALEMAKLNRVL; encoded by the coding sequence ATGATTGAAGGTAATTTTGAAAGATGTGAGGGATTAAAAATTGGTGTAGTTGTTTCAAGATTTAATTCACAAATCACCAAAATGTTATTGGAAGGTGCACTAGATTGTTTAAAAAGGCATGGAGTAAATAATATTGATATCATAAAGGTACCAGGTAGTATGGAAATAGGATTTGTGTTAAAAAAAATGATTAACAAGAATTATGATGCAATAATAGCTTTGGGGGCAATAATAAGGGGTGAAACGTATCATTTTGATGTTGTGGCAAATGAAATTTCAAAGGCAGTGATGCAATTAAACTTGGAAGGAAAAGTACCAATATCATTTGGTATAATAACTGCGGATACTTTGGAACAAGCAATAAATAGATCTGGGGCAAAACTGGGAAATAAAGGATTTGAGGCTGCTATGGTAGCATTAGAAATGGCAAAGTTAAATAGAGTTTTATAA
- a CDS encoding ABC transporter substrate-binding protein has product MKKLGVLFLVVLSFIAFSISIVDDAGRLVVFEKTPEKVVSAAPSSTKFLLKLGLDKKIVGVTDWDSFNAEKIGNMVPLNIEKILSLNPDVVIIFGGFQLPEVEKLEKFGIKTLVLNPVSLNDVARDVMLLGSVFGKEKEAKMIKDEILSKLKDYGTKTAKIPLNERPKVFFTITVPNDETKDLWTAGTGSYINELITIAGGVNICAPYTGNNGWFSVNWEFLTINNPDVIIIAGYGDPNQIKEKIKGNKLFSSLKAVKNDKVLIIDGNDISSISPNIVKYLDIFYNFFYGGNK; this is encoded by the coding sequence ATGAAAAAACTAGGGGTTTTGTTTTTAGTTGTTCTTAGCTTTATTGCATTTTCAATTTCTATTGTAGATGATGCAGGAAGACTGGTTGTCTTTGAAAAAACGCCTGAAAAAGTCGTTTCTGCAGCACCAAGTTCAACTAAATTTTTATTAAAACTTGGATTAGACAAAAAAATAGTCGGAGTTACAGATTGGGATAGCTTTAACGCAGAAAAGATTGGAAATATGGTACCTTTAAACATTGAAAAAATTTTGTCTTTAAACCCAGATGTTGTGATTATCTTTGGCGGGTTTCAACTTCCAGAAGTTGAAAAATTAGAAAAATTTGGAATAAAAACATTGGTACTTAATCCCGTTTCCTTAAATGATGTAGCAAGAGACGTAATGTTACTTGGAAGTGTGTTTGGCAAGGAAAAAGAAGCAAAAATGATAAAAGATGAAATTTTATCAAAATTGAAAGATTATGGTACAAAAACTGCAAAAATTCCACTTAATGAAAGACCAAAAGTATTCTTTACAATTACAGTACCCAACGATGAAACAAAAGATTTATGGACTGCAGGAACGGGCTCCTACATAAACGAACTCATTACTATTGCTGGTGGAGTAAATATCTGTGCACCATACACAGGAAATAACGGTTGGTTCTCTGTAAATTGGGAATTCTTAACTATAAACAACCCAGATGTAATAATAATAGCAGGATATGGTGATCCAAATCAAATAAAAGAAAAGATAAAGGGAAATAAACTCTTTTCATCTTTAAAAGCCGTTAAAAATGACAAAGTATTAATTATTGATGGAAATGATATTAGCTCAATCTCACCCAATATAGTAAAATACCTTGATATATTCTATAATTTCTTTTACGGAGGAAATAAATGA
- a CDS encoding 1-deoxy-D-xylulose-5-phosphate reductoisomerase, which translates to MVEKTVVILGATGSIGIQTLDVIKKLKGYKVTGVVFGQNKKLGEKIVKEYNVNFYYSQVLSNVSSIEELLEKTTPDIVVAAIPGFNGVISTFQAIKFTKRLALATKEALVCAGPLLKKACKDVELIPVDSEHSAIFQIFDENVEKILITASGGAIREYDNIENLTPKEILKHPVWNMGQKITVDSSTMINKAFEVIEAYELFELDTIDVLIHPTGTVHGAVFLKDGTVKIHFGFPDMKIPISYALTYPKRMYINLNWPEFKGENFIFTEVSEEKYPAFFYGKKIIKDLAKRVAFNAADEVAVNMFLESKIKFHNISKIVIDTCEKINGKIRDLEDVFEVDKLARQIANNF; encoded by the coding sequence ATGGTTGAAAAAACCGTTGTGATTCTAGGTGCTACAGGTTCAATTGGCATTCAAACATTAGACGTAATAAAAAAACTAAAAGGATATAAGGTAACTGGAGTTGTATTTGGGCAAAATAAAAAACTTGGGGAAAAAATTGTAAAAGAATACAATGTAAATTTTTATTACTCACAAGTATTATCAAATGTCTCTTCCATAGAGGAACTTTTGGAAAAAACAACCCCAGATATAGTTGTTGCGGCAATTCCTGGGTTTAATGGTGTTATATCCACATTCCAAGCAATTAAATTCACAAAAAGACTTGCCCTTGCCACAAAAGAGGCCTTAGTTTGTGCAGGACCATTGTTAAAAAAAGCTTGTAAAGATGTAGAATTAATACCAGTTGATAGCGAGCATTCTGCCATCTTTCAGATTTTTGATGAAAACGTAGAAAAAATATTAATAACCGCATCAGGTGGCGCAATAAGAGAATATGATAACATAGAAAACCTCACTCCAAAAGAAATATTAAAACACCCTGTATGGAATATGGGACAAAAAATAACAGTCGACTCATCAACTATGATAAATAAAGCCTTTGAAGTAATTGAAGCATATGAATTATTTGAATTAGACACAATAGATGTATTAATACACCCCACGGGCACAGTTCATGGTGCAGTTTTCTTGAAAGACGGTACAGTAAAAATACACTTTGGATTCCCTGATATGAAAATACCAATTTCATATGCACTGACTTATCCAAAGAGAATGTATATAAACCTAAATTGGCCAGAGTTTAAAGGGGAAAATTTTATTTTTACAGAGGTAAGTGAAGAAAAATACCCCGCTTTTTTTTATGGTAAAAAAATTATTAAAGATCTTGCAAAAAGAGTAGCATTTAACGCAGCAGATGAAGTTGCAGTAAATATGTTTTTGGAAAGTAAAATAAAGTTTCACAATATCTCAAAGATAGTTATAGACACCTGTGAAAAAATAAATGGCAAAATAAGGGATTTAGAAGATGTTTTTGAAGTAGATAAACTTGCAAGGCAAATTGCAAATAATTTTTGA
- a CDS encoding FecCD family ABC transporter permease → MKKFLNPKTGRIILPVFFLLILFLNLSIGSVKLPVSYIFNAPNERIKFLIWNVRFPRILMGIISGSILALVGNIFQTIMKNPLVDPYLIGTSSGAGFGAVLAIYAAVSLNKIFSVNFFSFLFSIIASLLAILLAKRKNIIPITHLILSGVLISTIFSSATILLISLSRKTLTSAHIWLFGSLSGITLDDLILPFSALIILFLSGYIKNKELDAIALGEEEAKLLGVETEKIKWFFYLLGSFSISVIVSKTGIIGFVGLIIPHAARILTGPKHKYSLMGSALLGGIFLSISDTIARTIASPIEIPIGVITSFIGAPLMFILLKTKK, encoded by the coding sequence ATGAAAAAATTTCTTAATCCTAAAACTGGGAGGATTATCCTTCCAGTTTTCTTTCTTTTAATTTTATTCTTAAATCTTTCAATAGGTAGTGTCAAATTACCAGTTTCTTATATATTCAATGCTCCAAATGAAAGAATTAAATTTTTAATATGGAATGTAAGATTCCCCAGAATTTTAATGGGAATAATTTCTGGTTCAATATTAGCTTTAGTAGGAAATATTTTTCAAACAATAATGAAAAATCCATTAGTTGATCCATACCTTATTGGTACATCTTCTGGCGCAGGATTTGGCGCAGTACTTGCAATATACGCTGCAGTTTCACTCAACAAAATATTCAGTGTAAACTTTTTCTCTTTTTTATTTTCCATAATAGCCTCACTTCTTGCCATCCTCCTTGCAAAAAGAAAAAATATAATCCCTATAACGCATCTTATTTTATCCGGTGTTTTAATAAGTACAATATTTTCTTCCGCTACTATATTGTTAATTAGTCTATCGAGAAAAACTCTTACAAGTGCCCATATTTGGTTGTTTGGAAGTCTTTCAGGGATAACATTGGATGATCTTATCCTTCCATTTTCTGCACTAATTATTCTTTTTTTATCTGGATATATAAAAAATAAAGAATTAGATGCTATAGCATTAGGTGAGGAAGAAGCAAAACTTCTTGGTGTTGAAACTGAAAAAATCAAGTGGTTTTTTTATCTACTAGGTTCTTTTTCAATTTCTGTCATAGTATCAAAAACTGGAATTATAGGTTTTGTAGGATTGATAATCCCTCATGCTGCAAGGATTTTAACAGGTCCCAAACATAAATACAGCTTAATGGGTAGTGCATTACTTGGTGGAATATTCCTCTCTATTTCAGATACAATCGCTAGAACAATTGCCTCACCTATTGAGATTCCAATAGGTGTTATCACTTCTTTTATTGGTGCACCACTTATGTTTATCCTTTTAAAAACTAAAAAATAA
- a CDS encoding ABC transporter ATP-binding protein yields MIVKAKKLTKLYGKNEKIEALKGVDLEIEEGEIVAVLGPSGCGKTTLLNCLSGLDEPTSGSIKVLGKDLVKMKEDEKTIFRSKYMGFIFQFFNLIPVLNAVENVELPLLISKKFGIREIRKKALEWLERLHISHRAYAYPNEMSGGEQQRIAIARALINNPKIVWADEPTGALDTKNSEEIMEIILDMNRQLGTTFVIVTHDPNVAKKAHRIIRMDSGKIVSTGG; encoded by the coding sequence ATGATTGTTAAAGCAAAAAAATTAACAAAATTATATGGAAAAAATGAAAAAATAGAAGCCTTAAAGGGTGTAGATTTGGAGATAGAAGAAGGAGAAATAGTTGCGGTTTTAGGGCCTTCTGGATGTGGAAAAACTACACTTTTAAATTGTCTTTCAGGGCTTGATGAACCTACCTCAGGAAGTATAAAAGTTCTTGGAAAAGATCTTGTGAAAATGAAAGAAGATGAGAAAACTATTTTTCGTTCCAAATATATGGGATTTATATTCCAATTTTTTAATTTAATTCCAGTATTAAATGCGGTTGAAAACGTTGAGCTTCCACTTTTGATCTCAAAAAAATTTGGTATACGGGAGATAAGAAAAAAAGCGCTTGAGTGGCTTGAAAGATTGCATATTAGCCACAGGGCATATGCATATCCTAATGAGATGTCTGGTGGCGAGCAACAGAGGATTGCAATTGCACGTGCACTGATAAATAATCCCAAAATAGTGTGGGCAGATGAGCCTACAGGGGCGTTAGATACAAAGAACAGTGAAGAAATTATGGAAATCATATTGGATATGAATAGACAGTTAGGTACAACTTTTGTTATAGTAACTCACGATCCAAACGTTGCCAAAAAAGCTCATAGGATAATTAGGATGGATAGTGGAAAGATAGTATCAACAGGAGGGTAA
- a CDS encoding thiamine diphosphokinase, with amino-acid sequence MKATIILNGNAKETLYINSDIIIAADGGAKVLKERGILPNVIIGDLDSLDNDTLEYFKKNNVEIIEYPKEKDETDCEIAIKYAFENGYDEIEILNFFGERLDMILALFGLMKKFDTKILLRSEKLECSIIKNTFEKNVKIGEIWSFIPICNAKFKLDGFKYTFDGEMNIKNPIGISNETNSKNIKVQVFEGEVIYFRWLKKPL; translated from the coding sequence GTGAAAGCAACAATAATATTAAATGGAAACGCAAAAGAAACATTGTACATTAACTCGGACATAATAATTGCAGCAGATGGAGGAGCAAAAGTTTTAAAGGAAAGGGGTATTCTTCCAAATGTCATTATAGGAGACTTAGATTCTTTGGATAATGATACTTTGGAATATTTCAAAAAAAATAACGTTGAAATCATTGAATACCCGAAAGAAAAAGATGAAACGGACTGTGAAATAGCAATTAAATACGCATTTGAAAATGGATACGACGAAATCGAAATATTAAATTTTTTTGGAGAAAGACTTGATATGATACTTGCTTTATTTGGATTGATGAAAAAATTTGACACAAAAATTTTGTTAAGATCTGAAAAATTAGAATGTTCCATTATCAAAAATACATTTGAAAAAAATGTGAAAATAGGAGAAATCTGGTCTTTTATTCCAATTTGTAATGCAAAATTCAAACTAGATGGTTTCAAATACACATTTGACGGGGAAATGAACATAAAAAATCCCATTGGAATTAGTAATGAAACTAATTCTAAAAATATAAAAGTACAAGTTTTTGAAGGAGAGGTGATTTATTTTAGATGGTTGAAAAAACCGTTGTGA
- a CDS encoding sigma-70 family RNA polymerase sigma factor: MIKYNLRMKRVEKLVELAQSGLIEALELIIEKYYPMVVKISSKYYAPWAEFEDIIQNGLIGLIKAVFYFDSEKSSFNSFAWRSIESEIKTFITYLNRRKNKILSESSSIDSLNEAEGSEQADYSLEDKNSSVIKNAFIQIIKEKIMNYLKDIEIDIFEMWLEGYTYKEIEKKLNINLKKIDNTVQKIKRIGKTKIDKFILDQIFSN, translated from the coding sequence GTGATAAAATACAATCTTAGGATGAAAAGAGTTGAAAAATTAGTTGAACTTGCACAAAGCGGATTAATTGAAGCATTAGAATTGATAATTGAAAAGTATTATCCAATGGTCGTAAAAATATCATCAAAATATTATGCTCCATGGGCAGAATTTGAAGACATAATCCAAAATGGTCTTATCGGACTTATCAAAGCCGTTTTTTACTTTGACTCTGAAAAAAGTTCTTTTAATTCCTTTGCATGGAGAAGCATAGAAAGCGAAATTAAAACTTTTATAACATATCTAAATAGAAGAAAAAATAAAATCCTTTCAGAATCATCGAGCATAGATAGTCTAAATGAAGCAGAGGGATCAGAACAAGCAGATTATTCACTAGAAGATAAGAACTCAAGTGTTATAAAAAACGCATTTATTCAAATAATAAAAGAAAAAATCATGAACTATCTCAAAGATATAGAAATAGATATTTTTGAAATGTGGTTGGAAGGCTACACATACAAAGAAATCGAAAAAAAGCTAAACATAAATTTAAAAAAAATAGATAACACTGTACAAAAAATTAAAAGGATCGGAAAAACAAAAATTGACAAATTCATACTGGATCAAATTTTCTCTAATTAA